GTGAAATCCATGATTGAACATCTTAGTCACATCATATCTGGGAGTCCCTTGGCCACTTTTCTGCGATATTTGTTCGCCATGTCTATCAGGAGGCAAACAGCGTCGTAGATTGGATTGCATTATTTGTTGCCGATCATACCAGAGATTGGTCATGACGTCATGAAGATGTATGTCCATGGGCACTTCGTGATATTTTGTATTCTGATCTTCTAGGCTATACTCACACTAGAGTGGTGTGATCACCcgcttgtatcaaaaaaaaaaaaaagaaaacatcttAGTCACATCTATTTCAAAATTTGTTTCATCACTGGATGATATAATGACAGAGACAGGGGACTACCATGAGGTAACGTAGTGGGTTTGCAATTCCTACCGTTTCCTACAGCTTCCACTAGTGTTTTCAGAGGATAAGGTATATCATTCTTCTAGAATAGGTTATATTCTCTTGCTGTTGGATATGTTATGttctttgatattttatttggttggatattgatttattatttgtaataccATGTTCGTAGAAAAACCTAAATTTTCTAATACTGGACCATATAAATAATCTTTTTCCAAATGATCACCTTTCTGCTTGAATATGAAACAAGATTTTGTTGAAGTAAAACTTTCTCATACTGTTTTCTGCATCTGAAAAATGCATTTTCGATCCATTTAGGTCTGCATTGCTCTATCATCAATTTTAAAAGTTGTTTGTTAGAATTTGCAAATGAGTCATACGACTGTTTAGAACATCCGACAAGGACAATTTAAGCCGATCTGCATTGATTTATGATTAACGCCCCAGCATTTGACAAAAGGTGTCAATATTCATTTCATAAGTGGCATCTTTCTTACAGCTGGCAGTCAGTATTATTGTAATACATTGTTAGTTATAGAGAAATTCTGGTTCTCTTATCTAGAATCCTGGATTTTATCACCCATTTTGCTTGATGGTGATCATATATTATTTGTCCTGGTGCTTGTAGAAGACCATTTTTCATTTTGACTTGGTGACCAAATAATCCTTGTTTGCTCTGTTTGTAGGAGGCCCCTGCTGTCATCCAGTCTTATTATAACAAGAGAATAGTGGGTTGTCCTGGTGGTGAAGGTGGTAAGTTGCTATAGCTCTGACAgtagtatttttatcattattaagaGCAAATTTTACCCATGACTTGCCTTTTATGGAAGAAGCGACTTTGGTGTCAGCtgaatttttcatttgaaactaaTGTGTTTGCAGAGGATGAACATGATGTTGTATGGTTTTGGCTGGAGAAGGGCAAGCCACATGAATGTCCTGTGTGCTCTCAATACTTTGTGGTAATTGAGATGATTTGATTCTTCTAGCTTAGGTTTTTATGGGATTAGATGAGAGTCATATACACATTCTTCAATAGATGTTTTGTGTAATGGAAGTACTGACTTGTTTTGGTGCCTTTTCTGTAGCTGGAGGTGATTGGTGAAGGAGGGGATCCTGAGGCGCTTAGTGATGATGACCACCATTGAAATAAACAGATTtctgcaaaataaaaaaaaaaaatagtgaggcAGTCATTCTGATGCTGTATAGCAGCGAATGACTTTTGGTATTTTtgtttaatcaattttcttgcccCGAGCATGGTGGTATATTTTTGTTTAATTAAGTTGTTTTTGAACTTGGTTTTTTTGAGCTTTTATGTCAATCCTCAATTAATAATAAATGGCCACATTAAACTCAACACTCTTCCTTGGTTacactaaatcaatttgaaacagATTCATTCCATGTGCTGTAGAAATGCTTCAATGAATTGTGTTGGTGGTTGGCTGAATGGGCGAGGCAGCATATGATGTTGAAAGGCTGCTGGAGTCACAGCAACATATAAGTCACTGGCTTGGAAAATTTATTTGACGAGATGCACCAGGAGTATAGCACCTGACGTATCAAAAGTTGTTTTATATTTCTCATCGATAAATGTGTCGGTAGAATTACCACTTTAGACGTAGCAAAGGCTGCTTGTGGTAATTTGCTATCAGGGTTTGCAGTGTTTCATGTGGCTGACAAGATGGCATTTTGGTGGATGCGGCTAAACAGTTGTGTTTAATTCTTTGAATGCTGTCTGCAGCTGGAGCTTGGCCATCCGAGCACTTCAAAAGAATCTGATGCTATGATTAAAATCAGAAAATATAAGAATCTGAGAATGAAAAGTAGTCAAAATTTTGATAGAACATGGGAGCCAGAAAGGGACATGGGAGAGATTTATGTGGGAAAGGCAACAGGACTGTGAGGCGGCCGGGCGGGCAACTAGTGCTAAACGTGGGTGGGAGGGCAACCTCTCTGGTCCATCGTTGGCAAGGCCAGAGGAGGCTGGTTCTAGTGGCAGGAGCACTGTATCAAAGGTTCAGATTgtatctttcgcatgaaagaatGATCGATCTTCCTTCACAACATCAGTTGTTGGATTGTGCTGTGCACAGATCTCAAGACATTATGAATGTTTTCATTCATTGATCTGTGCAAATCTTAAGGTGGCTATTGTGACATCCAACAATGACTCATGTGAAGGTGAGTCATTTTTTCGCATGAAGGATTGAGATTTTAAATTTATggaatgaaattattttgatttttttataaaatgggATGCACCATTGTTTCGCATCATCCGGATATTTGCGATGGAGGATGTCCTAAAATATTTTGATCGAAATGCGAAGATGCTAATGGGATGGTCTTATCGTGATACATAAGATGATATTTTATCCCGGTAtcttatagaatatttttttagaacatGGTTCCTTGTGAAAAGGTACAATCCTGTCCATTATCAAGAGTCTTGGGCACGGACTTGCCGGAAATGGTCATTGGTGATTCAACTCCGTATTACAGCCGCTAGAAAAAATGGGGAGGGAAGCTTTTTCGATGGACGTATGAGGTCCAAGAGGTCTATGGCTGTGTTCAAGCTAATGCACTCACTCAACTGCCTCTACCTCGACTTTCCTGAGAAAGCGCCAGGCCCAGACCAAACACGCTCTTCTATCATCGAGCATATTGGCCTATTACCTTTGCAGAGCCGTCCGGCACTTCTTCACCCATGCTTGCATGCCTATCAGTTCTCCTGCCCAAGTGGCATGATTACTCTTTTCAATATgcgttataaaataattattgccAATATACTTGTAAATCGCCTCAAGCCTGTCACGCCGTCTCTCATATCCGTTTGTGACAGGTTTCGTTCCATCTTGGACAACCTCCTCCTGGCACGTAAGGCCTCGCATTCTCCGCATCAAGCTCCTCCACGGCGGGGTCTGATGGTATGACTGTACATGCATGGAGTGTACCGAGTAGGTTATGCGACGATGGGGAGTCTTTCACCGCTAGATCCAGTAGGTTATGGCCTGTGCCATTAATCCAAGCTTCGCGATGCtagttttttttggtaaaaaaaaaaaaactaggatgCTAGTTAATGGCTGGCCATCCGCGTGGTTTTCGTTGAGGCAGGGGAGTCACGGTCCCCCTACCTCTTTATACCGTGTGCCGACTCTCCAGATCTGTGCATTAAGATGAAAATCGAgaggcaaaaagaaaaaaacatatGTTAGGAAATTAGGACTTAATTAGTATAGTTCGAGTGAGTTTGCCTAACAATAGTAAATCGAATGTGCAAGTGAGGCCTTCTTCTGTGATCTTTCAACAAACCTGTGGTGTTTGATTGGTAAATTGAAGTCccaggttctaattgatttgaagGTTTAGAACTGCTAATTATAGACAAAGATCACAGGCCCCAGCTTTTAGAGCTGGCTTTGTAAATCCTATTCCTCGATCACCTTCAATAACATTGTGAATGAAAAGCCATGTTGCTCACAACAAATCCGGATGCCATTATGAGTTATCTGTCCACAATATGAGCAACTTTTGATGATTTATTTTCATGAAAACCTGATCACGCTATTGCTCGAAATTGTTAAGGTCCCTTTACTCCGAAGCAAAACTGATCTCGCTAATATACGTGCATTTGTATTTAACCAAAGTGGAGGCCTTCCTTTATCCAAAAAAGGTGGAGGCCTTCCAGAAAAGCTTTTTCACTTCTGTTTTATCTAATAGCTAAGGTCAAGGCCGCAGCCCGGAAACATGTTGTACACTGATTGTTATAGTCTCAATGTTTCTTTATTAAATTGAGACatcacgatttttttttttttttttttgggcgggGGTTGGGGAAGAGGGTTGGCCACATCACATTCATGAAATGCCAAGTCATGAGAATGGACAAAAATCCGTGAGATAACATGGGCTTGGCTAAATTTGATTTCATGTTTTGCCACTTGATCATGAAAGATGTACCAAACGTTTCTTAAGCCTAAACGGGCAAAGTAAAACCTGCTCAACTATGAATGGTGGGATGAAATGCGGATTGCCTCGAAGTGGGTTTAAACAAATCAAACGTGCGTATGCCTTTCAAAGCCTGATTTAGGATGTCGAATAGCCACCAGAATTAAGCAAAAGCAATTTCGTATGGCGCTTGTTCATTTATCTGTTCTTACGTTTTGACACGTGAAATTAGTTCTGAGCCATACTCAGAAATCTAGACCCATTAGGAGAAAAATGTTCTGCCGCAAGTTTAGGGAGAGTGAATTTTCTTTCCAGGTGATTGGATATTATTTGAGTTGGTGATCAAATTTCAATCATCGCAGGGCCGATCAACTTACTGTAATTTAATTATCTCTCATGATATCCTAACAACTCAGCTTCATTGACTTAATTTGTAGGCATAATGAGTTAGGGCATTTGTCTTTGTTTGTCCCTCAAGTAATTTCTTACCTacaataagaataaaaataaaaataaaaaaacccgATCTACATGCCATCGATGGGGACATCCAACTTTATATACTCTCTTTGTGGAAAATTTTATCAATACTTGTTTACcatttcaaaaaaagaaagaaagaaaagaagagcttATGCAAGTCAAAACTCCAAATAAGCCATAGCTGCATTAACTCAGCTCGAACCTATTGTGTCAGGTGATGAATACCTAGAACCTGAAATCTTAATCATGGTTTTAATTCTAACAAAATCAAATGTGCTAGGCGATGCTGATTTGTAATGTAATGTCCGAGGTCATACTGCCTTGCAGCGATGATAATGCTAGCAAGGTTTTGCTGGATTATATTAAAGGTTTTTCAAGATTTTGCTGATTGGCAGGGTTCTGGATTAAGGTTTTATTGAAGCTATATATTTATATCTTCAATCAGCAAAACCTGGCTAGCAGGTAAGCTTAGATGGCGAGCATGTGATGGTGTCCATGTCttgtaccctttttttttttttttaattcgacCGTTGTGTTTAAATATATAATCAGTCAAAGCAAACATGCAATTGCCCTTCGCTGCGAGCAAACAGAAGCCAAAGGCACCATAATCCCCTCTCCAAGACGCTCAGATTATCAACATTGTAATGAGAAGGAAATCCATTCCTTTCTCTGGCCTATATTCTCCTGTGGTAACCTCCTTCCAATGCCATGGAGGCCCAAAAAGCCGCCGTCGTTGCTTGCATTGCAACCACCGTCCTTCTACTCGCACTCATACTCCTCTTCTCGTTCCTAGGAATATTATCCAAAACCCTCTTCACTGTCGTCGCCATCGCCTCTGCCGTGGTCATCGTGTTCACCGTATGGTTGTTTGTGCACCTCGCAATCATGGATCAGAGGAGGACGTCGGTGCCGGTGAGGCGCTTGGTTGACGTGGACGAAGGCCTCCGCCTCGAATATAGCTTTTTCCGAAAGGTTGCAGGGCTACCCACAAAGTTCTCCTACAAAACACTCGAGGCCGCCACCGACAACTTCCAGGCATTGCTCGGACGCGGCTCCTCGGCGTCGGTCTTTAATATCCTGGACGATTGCACGGCCATCACCGTCAAGAGGATCGAGGGAAGCGTGCATGGGGACAAGGAGTGCCAATCCGAGATCGCGGCGATCGCCAGCATCCAGCACGTGAAGCTCGTACACCTTCTTGGCTACTGTCTCATCCCCGGTGGGCCATACTTCCTCGTCTacgagttcatccacaatggatcGCTGGACAACTGGATTTTGAGGCACCAGGTTGCAATCGATGTCGCCAAGGCTCTCGCATACCTTCACCACGATCGCCGGTCGCGGGTACTGCACCTCGATATCAAGCCGGAGAACATACTGCTCGACGAGAGCTTCCGGGCAGTCGTGTCGGACTTTGGCCTGTCAAAGCTGATGGGCAAGGATCAGAGCCGGGTTGTGACGACGGTGCGAGGGACCAGAGGCTACTTGGCCCCAGAGTGGCTCTTAGAGAATGGGATATCTATAGCTACGGGATGGTGCTGCTGGAGCTCGTGGGGGGGGCGTCGGAATGTTTGTCTCATCGGAGATGGCGATAGGTCTCAGCGGAAGTGGCCATACTTCCCGAGAATTGTGGCCGAGAAGGCGAGGGAAGGAAGGATCATGGAGGTGGTGGATGAGAGGTTGATGGGAGGAGGAGGTGGAGTGGAGGAGAAGCAGGTGAGGACTTTGGTCGACGTGGCGCTGTGGTGCATCCAGGAGACGGGAAAGCTGAGGCCGAGCATGGCAAGGGTGGTCGACATGCTCGAGGGTAGGATGGCCGTCGACGTCCCACCAGAGACACAGATGATCGTTGTAGACCTCCTGGCGATCGACCAACTTGACGCCGACCATGGCCAAGTAGGAGTTCGTGGTGGTGCTGGGGCTGGGTACCCATCGGAGAGTAGGCACCCGATGCCATCGTCGACCCACTCGTTGGCTTTGTCAGCTCTATCGGGTCGGTGACACCATTTTTGGCCGGTCAAAATTGATTAGAAGATTGTCCTgaatttcttccttttcttgcaATTAATTGCCTAGTTTGTCAGagatttgtttttctttttcttctttaatttcccCTCTTCATGTATCTGTTGACTGTTGGGTTTGGACTACGGAAAAAATATTAA
The sequence above is a segment of the Elaeis guineensis isolate ETL-2024a chromosome 7, EG11, whole genome shotgun sequence genome. Coding sequences within it:
- the LOC105048032 gene encoding LOW QUALITY PROTEIN: probable receptor-like protein kinase At5g20050 (The sequence of the model RefSeq protein was modified relative to this genomic sequence to represent the inferred CDS: inserted 1 base in 1 codon; deleted 1 base in 1 codon) gives rise to the protein MEAQKAAVVACIATTVLLLALILLFSFLGILSKTLFTVVAIASAVVIVFTVWLFVHLAIMDQRRTSVPVRRLVDVDEGLRLEYSFFRKVAGLPTKFSYKTLEAATDNFQALLGRGSSASVFNILDDCTAITVKRIEGSVHGDKECQSEIAAIASIQHVKLVHLLGYCLIPGGPYFLVYEFIHNGSLDNWILRHQVAIDVAKALAYLHHDRRSRVLHLDIKPENILLDESFRAVVSDFGLSKLMGKDQSRVVTTVRGTRGYLAPEWLLENXDIYSYGMVLLELVGGRRNVCLIGDGDRSQRKWPYFPRIVAEKAREGRIMEVVDERLMGGGGGVEEKQVRTLVDVALWCIQETGKLRPSMARVVDMLEGRMAVDVPPETQMIVVDLLAIDQLDADHGQVGVRGGAGAGYPSESRHPMPSSTHSLALSALSGR